From the genome of Sporosarcina sp. 6E9, one region includes:
- the mntR gene encoding transcriptional regulator MntR — MATPGMEDYLEQIYLHIERNGIARASDIAESLDVLPSSVTKMVQRLDREGYVYYERYKGLELTEKGLAFGKKLVKRHDILEDFLRIIGVNEENIYGDVEGIEHHLSWNAIDRITDLVETLEQDTQFVKKLTDKKQ, encoded by the coding sequence TTGGCTACACCAGGTATGGAAGACTACCTAGAACAAATTTATTTACACATTGAAAGAAATGGTATTGCGCGTGCTTCGGACATAGCGGAATCGCTAGACGTGCTACCATCATCAGTAACGAAAATGGTTCAACGATTAGACAGAGAAGGCTATGTGTATTATGAGCGTTACAAAGGGCTTGAATTAACGGAAAAAGGTCTCGCATTCGGTAAGAAACTAGTGAAACGCCATGATATTCTCGAGGATTTCCTCCGAATAATCGGTGTGAATGAAGAAAATATCTACGGTGATGTTGAAGGAATTGAACATCATTTGAGCTGGAATGCGATTGACCGCATCACCGATTTAGTAGAAACATTGGAACAGGATACGCAATTTGTTAAAAAGTTAACAGATAAGAAACAATAG
- a CDS encoding Na+/H+ antiporter subunit D yields MNNIVVLPMVIPLLVGIILIFLRSYVKVQRVLSLIAVIATGIVSIYILNVIQSEGILRLDFGGWLPPYGILFVADSFSVLLVLTTAIVSTIILLYAFSTIGAVRENMYFYSFVLFLIAGVNGSFLTGDLFNLFVCFEVMLLASYVLITLGGRKVQLVESIKYVVINILSSWFFLLGIAYLYGSVGTLNMAHLSERIAEVGQGPLLTTISLIFLVVFSLKSGLLLYFWLPGSYSVPPTAIAALFGALLTKVGIYAMFRTFTLIFYHEPSITHTLIGIMAAITMIGGSIGAIAYKDVRQIVTYNVVITIGFILVGLAVSTEVAIMGSIYYLVHDMIIKALLFLLAGTMIYLTGTSRIEDMSGLIRNYPVLGWLFFLTTLSLAGIPPLSGFIGKLYVGQGAVEAGSYTLLAIAFLSSMFVLYSLLQIFMNAFWGETIISEDEETPLKNRLLVPCIILGVATIALGIGAESIAGYVSDAAKTLMNPQIYIDAVMNGNR; encoded by the coding sequence ATGAATAATATCGTAGTTCTTCCAATGGTTATTCCTTTGTTAGTGGGTATTATCCTGATTTTTCTACGATCCTATGTAAAAGTTCAGCGTGTGTTAAGTCTTATCGCTGTTATCGCAACAGGGATTGTCAGTATATATATTTTGAATGTCATTCAGTCGGAAGGCATTTTGCGCCTCGATTTCGGTGGTTGGTTGCCTCCGTATGGAATTTTGTTCGTCGCGGATTCTTTTTCTGTTCTGTTAGTTTTGACGACAGCGATTGTATCGACGATTATTTTGCTTTATGCGTTTTCCACAATTGGCGCGGTGCGTGAAAATATGTACTTTTACTCATTCGTGTTGTTTTTAATAGCCGGCGTGAACGGTTCTTTCTTAACGGGCGATCTTTTCAACTTGTTTGTCTGTTTTGAGGTTATGCTATTGGCTTCATATGTGCTGATCACCCTCGGGGGACGTAAAGTTCAACTCGTCGAATCGATTAAATATGTCGTGATAAATATCTTATCATCTTGGTTTTTCCTGCTAGGTATTGCTTATTTATATGGCTCTGTGGGAACGCTCAATATGGCGCATTTGTCTGAACGGATTGCTGAAGTGGGGCAAGGGCCTCTATTGACAACCATTAGTCTAATCTTTTTGGTCGTCTTTAGTTTGAAATCGGGCCTTCTTCTTTATTTTTGGTTGCCGGGTTCATATAGTGTTCCTCCAACAGCGATTGCTGCGCTATTTGGCGCACTCCTGACAAAGGTAGGCATTTATGCAATGTTCCGGACGTTCACGCTTATTTTTTACCATGAACCATCGATTACACATACACTGATTGGTATCATGGCGGCGATTACGATGATAGGCGGAAGTATCGGCGCGATTGCCTATAAAGATGTTCGTCAAATCGTGACTTATAATGTTGTCATTACAATTGGTTTTATTTTGGTTGGATTAGCAGTTTCTACTGAAGTAGCGATAATGGGTTCAATCTATTACCTCGTTCACGATATGATTATAAAAGCTTTATTGTTTTTACTTGCCGGAACGATGATTTATTTGACAGGAACTTCGCGCATTGAAGATATGAGCGGTTTAATCCGAAATTATCCAGTGTTGGGTTGGTTGTTTTTCCTAACGACCTTATCGCTTGCTGGCATTCCGCCTCTCAGTGGGTTTATCGGAAAGTTATATGTGGGTCAAGGCGCTGTGGAAGCGGGATCTTATACGCTTTTGGCAATCGCATTTCTTTCGAGCATGTTCGTCCTGTATTCACTTCTACAAATATTCATGAATGCCTTTTGGGGTGAAACCATTATTAGTGAGGACGAGGAAACGCCTTTAAAGAATAGATTGTTAGTACCGTGTATCATTTTGGGTGTTGCGACGATTGCACTCGGAATCGGCGCAGAAAGCATTGCTGGATATGTAAGCGATGCAGCAAAAACATTGATGAATCCTCAGATTTACATAGACGCGGTCATGAATGGAAATCGGTAA
- a CDS encoding Na+/H+ antiporter subunit G, translated as MNVSEIGEFVGALFILMGGIMSVISVFGLLRLPDVYTRSHAATKSSTLAVLLTLLGAFIYFWSTSHFISVRLLLGIVFVFLTAPVAGHLLVRAAYRSNVKLADISGTDDLHDVLHKEEK; from the coding sequence TTGAACGTAAGCGAGATCGGTGAATTTGTAGGTGCGTTGTTTATATTGATGGGTGGAATTATGAGTGTCATTAGCGTCTTCGGATTGCTACGTTTACCGGATGTTTACACAAGATCCCATGCGGCGACGAAAAGTTCGACACTAGCTGTGTTGTTGACATTATTAGGTGCTTTTATTTACTTTTGGTCAACGTCTCACTTTATCAGTGTCCGTTTACTGTTAGGAATCGTGTTTGTCTTTTTGACAGCGCCTGTAGCGGGTCATTTACTGGTTCGGGCAGCATATCGGTCAAATGTGAAGTTGGCGGATATTTCCGGTACAGATGACTTGCATGATGTTTTGCATAAAGAAGAAAAGTAG
- a CDS encoding Na(+)/H(+) antiporter subunit F1 — protein sequence MIQMMITIALILFAIAIGMAVLRIILGPSMPDRVLALDVIGVNLIASIAVISVLMNTKAFLEVILILGILSFIGTIAYSKFIERGVVVERKRDR from the coding sequence ATGATACAAATGATGATCACAATTGCGCTTATTTTGTTTGCAATCGCCATCGGAATGGCTGTTCTGCGTATTATTCTCGGGCCATCGATGCCAGATCGTGTGTTAGCGCTCGATGTCATCGGCGTGAATTTAATCGCTTCAATTGCTGTCATTTCCGTCTTGATGAATACGAAAGCTTTTCTAGAAGTAATTCTAATTTTAGGGATTTTATCATTCATCGGAACAATTGCCTATTCGAAGTTTATCGAAAGGGGTGTTGTCGTTGAACGTAAGCGAGATCGGTGA
- a CDS encoding Na+/H+ antiporter subunit E produces the protein MLAQLLLNIVIAFLWMLLIDEDKFILETFFAGFLVGIGVIFLMHRFFGTRFYLRRVFATFKLLLIFNSELIQSSVLVLKQILSPRLKIQPGIFRHETVLRSDLEITMISLLLTLTPGSVVMEVSPEGNVLYVHAMDVENERGAILSQLKNFEKAIMEVTR, from the coding sequence ATGCTAGCCCAGTTGTTATTAAATATCGTGATTGCATTTCTATGGATGCTACTAATCGACGAAGATAAATTCATCTTGGAGACCTTTTTCGCAGGATTTCTCGTTGGAATCGGCGTTATCTTTCTCATGCACCGCTTTTTCGGTACACGATTTTATTTGCGACGAGTCTTCGCTACATTTAAGTTGCTCTTGATTTTCAATTCGGAACTAATTCAATCGAGCGTGCTCGTTTTGAAACAAATCTTAAGTCCAAGATTGAAAATCCAACCCGGCATATTCAGACATGAAACAGTGTTGCGCAGTGACCTTGAGATTACGATGATTTCACTATTGCTCACTTTGACACCGGGCTCTGTCGTCATGGAGGTTTCCCCAGAGGGCAATGTTCTTTACGTCCATGCGATGGATGTGGAAAATGAGCGTGGAGCGATTTTGAGTCAATTGAAAAACTTTGAGAAAGCAATCATGGAGGTGACCCGCTAA
- a CDS encoding universal stress protein yields the protein MYKRILVAVDGSENSKRAAQHAAKLATLGKETHVEILYVQDFEKIPSDAKQKARTATIDSERRKRIAPIKGVFEQPRVSHELIVKQGEPGSTIVSFANRGGFDLVVIGSRGLNSFQEMVIGSVSQKVAKRVNAPVLIVK from the coding sequence ATGTATAAACGAATTCTAGTTGCAGTCGATGGTTCAGAAAACTCCAAACGAGCAGCGCAACATGCCGCTAAACTAGCAACCTTGGGAAAAGAGACGCATGTCGAAATTTTATACGTCCAAGATTTTGAAAAAATACCATCCGACGCTAAACAAAAAGCAAGAACAGCTACGATTGATAGTGAAAGACGAAAACGAATTGCTCCGATTAAAGGTGTCTTTGAACAGCCGCGCGTAAGTCACGAGTTAATCGTGAAGCAAGGAGAACCGGGTTCGACAATTGTCAGTTTCGCCAATCGCGGCGGATTTGATCTTGTTGTCATCGGTAGCCGCGGTTTAAATTCATTTCAAGAAATGGTAATCGGTAGCGTGAGTCAAAAAGTAGCCAAACGAGTTAATGCACCGGTCCTAATTGTTAAATAA
- a CDS encoding Na(+)/H(+) antiporter subunit B gives MKTNDVILRTVTKAVVFIILTFGVELFFAGHNSPGGGFIGGLVLSSALVLLFLVYDIETVQQGIPVDFKKVAAVGVIFAVGTGVGAVLFGAAFLTQTFGMFHLPVFGDTELATVVLFEVGVALTVVGTVVTIILSISEDV, from the coding sequence TTGAAGACTAATGATGTAATTTTAAGGACAGTAACAAAGGCTGTCGTGTTCATCATTTTAACATTTGGCGTAGAGCTCTTTTTTGCGGGACATAATAGCCCTGGCGGCGGCTTTATCGGCGGTCTTGTTCTTTCATCTGCCTTAGTCTTATTATTTTTGGTGTATGATATCGAAACGGTGCAACAAGGTATTCCTGTAGATTTTAAGAAGGTTGCGGCTGTCGGCGTTATTTTCGCAGTCGGAACCGGTGTAGGCGCAGTTTTATTCGGCGCAGCTTTTTTAACCCAGACATTTGGCATGTTTCATTTGCCGGTATTTGGAGATACAGAATTAGCAACCGTTGTTTTATTTGAAGTGGGGGTTGCGTTAACCGTTGTTGGTACGGTGGTAACAATCATATTAAGTATTAGTGAGGATGTGTAG
- a CDS encoding GNAT family N-acetyltransferase produces the protein MHLQEWTMEEQEQLIHFMTTNTWPYHGHSHQGRDIIEKAIEEGGYESDEVKTFWVENEDDEKVGIVKIYDLQDEIPLFDLRIADQSRGFGYGPRALRLVAKYVFNLKERKIRLEGHTRQDNLAMRKTFERAGFVKEAHLRNAWFSPKENSYYDAVTYGITREDFDEGTTTPVVWEDGDKAGIDTSLSSSQIPNFPEAFESERLIIRAPKIEDGLDVWNSVQQSMNSLRLWMPWATPELKLHETEESLRQSIADFITRKDLRLHLYLKETGEFIGSSGLHRIDWRIPKFEIGYWLDTKFEGQGYMTEAVERITRFAFDELGARRVEIRCDEENHKSRLLAERVDFELEGILKQDSVAIDGNSLRNTCIYAKIE, from the coding sequence ATGCATTTACAAGAATGGACGATGGAAGAGCAAGAGCAGCTGATTCATTTTATGACGACAAATACATGGCCTTACCACGGCCATTCTCATCAAGGTCGTGATATCATTGAAAAAGCGATTGAAGAAGGCGGGTACGAATCCGATGAAGTCAAAACATTTTGGGTGGAAAATGAAGACGACGAAAAAGTAGGCATCGTGAAAATTTACGATTTACAAGATGAAATTCCACTCTTCGATCTACGGATTGCAGATCAGTCGCGGGGTTTTGGCTACGGTCCGCGAGCACTTCGTCTGGTTGCAAAATATGTTTTTAATTTGAAAGAGCGGAAAATTAGACTCGAGGGCCATACGAGACAAGATAATCTTGCCATGCGGAAAACATTCGAACGTGCCGGCTTTGTTAAAGAGGCGCATTTACGAAACGCTTGGTTTTCCCCGAAGGAAAATTCGTATTATGATGCAGTGACGTACGGCATTACACGGGAAGACTTCGATGAAGGTACGACAACGCCTGTTGTGTGGGAAGATGGGGATAAAGCTGGGATAGATACCTCGCTATCGTCTTCTCAAATACCCAACTTTCCGGAAGCATTTGAATCCGAACGACTTATTATTCGTGCGCCGAAAATTGAAGACGGGCTCGATGTCTGGAATTCTGTTCAGCAATCGATGAATTCACTTCGTTTGTGGATGCCATGGGCAACGCCTGAACTTAAATTGCATGAAACCGAAGAAAGCTTGAGACAATCTATTGCCGATTTTATAACGCGCAAAGATCTTCGGCTTCATCTTTATTTAAAAGAAACGGGAGAGTTTATCGGTTCATCGGGGCTTCATCGAATTGATTGGCGCATACCAAAGTTTGAAATTGGTTACTGGCTGGATACTAAATTTGAAGGTCAAGGGTATATGACAGAGGCGGTTGAAAGAATTACCAGATTTGCATTCGATGAATTAGGGGCTCGACGCGTTGAAATTCGTTGTGATGAAGAAAATCATAAAAGCCGGTTGTTGGCCGAGCGGGTTGATTTTGAACTGGAAGGTATTTTAAAACAAGATTCTGTGGCAATAGATGGAAATAGTTTACGAAACACATGCATCTATGCGAAAATTGAATAG
- a CDS encoding heavy metal translocating P-type ATPase, with the protein MTLSTTEKKEYRLENLTCASCAMKFENNVKNLPSVDEANVNFGASKLSIVGNTTIEELEEAGAFDGIKVKSATERKLEPIIPFYKRKENIISALSLFFLAIGFVLSMNHSEKYLPAILFFAISIAVGGAGMFKIGIQNLFRLDFDMKTLMTIAIIGATIIGEWREGAIIVFLFAVSEALEAYSMNKARQSIRLLMDIAPPTATVKRGGHFVELATEDIRIGDVLIVKPGEKIAMDGRVLSGSSTINQAAITGESMPVLKEKDDDVFAGTLNEEGALEIDVTKLVGDTTIAKIIHLVEEAQAEKAPSQKFVDRFAKYYTPAIMILALLVAIVPPLLGADWNLWIYQGLAVLVVGCPCALVISTPVAIVTAIGNAARQGVLIKGGVHLEETGHLNVIAFDKTGTLTKGYPEVVDFIPNAGVEKEQLLSEIAAVESLSQHPLAKAIVNYALKQEVKTIESVEFQSVTGKGAFAIVGERPVYVGSIDWIREISSVPSEALQKITTLQREGKSVMAIATGTEYSGLIAVADTIREESQSILQKLKEIGIRHTVMLTGDHKATADAIAERLGMTDVRAGLMPEDKLTAIKQLEEEYGRVGMVGDGINDAPALAASSIGIAMGGAGTDAALETADIALMADDLEKLPYTITLSRKTLRIIKENIMFALGLKLIALLLIIPGWLTLWIAIFADMGATILVVLNSLRLIRINR; encoded by the coding sequence ATGACATTGTCAACAACTGAGAAAAAAGAGTATCGGCTTGAAAATTTGACCTGTGCAAGTTGTGCTATGAAATTCGAGAATAACGTAAAAAATCTCCCATCAGTTGACGAAGCGAATGTAAACTTCGGTGCTTCAAAATTATCGATTGTAGGAAATACCACGATTGAAGAACTGGAAGAAGCGGGCGCTTTTGACGGTATAAAAGTCAAATCCGCCACTGAACGAAAACTTGAACCAATCATTCCTTTTTATAAACGTAAAGAAAATATTATTTCAGCTTTATCTTTATTTTTCTTAGCTATTGGTTTTGTGCTATCAATGAATCATTCCGAAAAGTATCTCCCTGCGATTTTATTTTTTGCTATTTCAATCGCTGTTGGCGGAGCAGGCATGTTCAAAATCGGCATTCAAAATCTATTTCGCTTAGATTTTGATATGAAAACACTCATGACAATCGCGATTATCGGTGCAACCATCATCGGTGAGTGGCGAGAAGGTGCCATTATCGTATTCCTTTTCGCGGTGAGCGAGGCATTAGAAGCCTATTCCATGAATAAAGCGAGACAGTCCATACGGCTTCTGATGGATATTGCACCACCTACGGCAACTGTAAAAAGAGGCGGTCATTTTGTTGAATTGGCGACTGAAGATATCCGAATCGGCGATGTACTCATCGTGAAACCGGGCGAAAAAATCGCGATGGATGGTAGAGTGCTATCGGGTTCATCGACCATCAACCAAGCTGCCATTACAGGTGAATCAATGCCTGTATTGAAAGAAAAAGACGATGATGTTTTCGCGGGAACATTAAATGAAGAAGGCGCTTTGGAAATAGACGTGACGAAATTGGTTGGCGATACAACCATCGCAAAAATTATTCATTTAGTCGAAGAAGCACAAGCTGAAAAAGCACCCTCTCAAAAGTTTGTCGATCGCTTTGCAAAATACTATACGCCGGCTATTATGATATTAGCGCTCCTTGTGGCAATTGTACCGCCTTTATTAGGCGCGGACTGGAATCTGTGGATTTACCAAGGCCTTGCTGTACTTGTCGTAGGCTGTCCTTGTGCGCTCGTGATTTCAACCCCCGTCGCGATTGTCACAGCGATTGGGAATGCCGCGCGCCAAGGTGTTTTAATTAAAGGCGGCGTGCATCTTGAGGAAACAGGACATTTGAACGTGATTGCATTTGATAAAACTGGGACATTAACAAAGGGATATCCTGAAGTGGTTGATTTCATCCCGAATGCAGGTGTCGAAAAAGAACAACTTCTGAGTGAGATTGCCGCTGTTGAGTCGCTATCCCAACATCCGCTTGCAAAGGCAATCGTCAATTACGCGCTTAAACAAGAGGTAAAAACAATTGAATCCGTTGAATTTCAATCGGTCACCGGAAAAGGCGCATTTGCTATTGTCGGTGAGCGTCCCGTTTACGTCGGCAGTATCGATTGGATTCGAGAGATTTCTTCTGTTCCATCCGAAGCGTTACAAAAAATCACTACCCTTCAGCGCGAAGGAAAATCAGTGATGGCGATTGCCACCGGAACGGAATACAGCGGCTTAATCGCAGTAGCTGATACCATTCGTGAAGAGAGTCAATCAATTCTTCAAAAGTTAAAGGAAATTGGCATTCGTCATACGGTCATGTTGACTGGCGACCACAAAGCAACAGCTGATGCCATTGCAGAAAGACTAGGCATGACAGATGTTCGTGCGGGACTCATGCCTGAAGACAAACTAACTGCCATCAAGCAATTGGAAGAGGAGTACGGTCGCGTTGGCATGGTCGGAGACGGTATTAATGACGCGCCTGCATTAGCGGCATCTTCAATCGGTATCGCAATGGGTGGGGCAGGAACTGACGCTGCATTGGAAACAGCAGACATCGCATTGATGGCCGACGATCTAGAAAAATTGCCCTACACGATAACATTAAGCCGAAAAACATTGCGAATCATAAAAGAAAACATTATGTTTGCATTAGGCCTAAAATTAATAGCCCTGTTACTAATCATTCCAGGATGGCTCACATTGTGGATTGCAATTTTCGCGGATATGGGCGCGACAATCCTAGTTGTCCTGAATTCACTACGATTAATACGCATAAATAGATAG
- a CDS encoding penicillin acylase family protein — MRLWVKLVLWVFGVIAVIAVSALIFVNVYIGKSKPVIEGEVMAAFLDDDVTVVRDENGVPHITAKSDADLYRAQGYVQAQDRLFQMDLARRQASGRLSEVVGEAAIGTDKHYRTFSLRVAAEASYEGYGAEAKQVLNWYAEGVNAFIDESKLSYEFKILGYTPEPWTAVDSLTIGKYMAYDLGGNWDTLAVRHWALNQFPEEKAKELFIEYPDNAPSIIEANLANPVQVAGQFNTDLLPHEFNGSNNWVVSGDKTESGMPLLADDPHLGLDTPSIWYQMHLQSPKQNVGGVIFAGVPGIILGHNENVAWGVTNVGPDVQDLYIEKPNPKNPTQFLYDGKWEQAEVRDETIKVKDAEDVPFEVIVTRHGPIMSEILYDKEEPGALFSMHWTALEPTKELEAVLKMNKSTDWESFEKALEDFHAPAQNFVFAAKDGTIAYKANGRIPIRKIGEGQLPVPGDSSDYGWTGYIPYDELPSVVNPPEGFIATANNEVVDDSYPYHITKYWAQPYRYERIAQVLESGNNFTPDDMMELQMDQKNLYAAEFLNQMIKSLEAKDVEGKYDDVVKVLRDWDQVDAVDASAPLIFHKWIKQLPITMLKKDMPDDVYKMLPGKGHITDQMLRDSYAGKPGIWVNTYGGVDNWVYNSFEQSIAEINESFGDNVSKWKWGDFHQLSFPHALSGASPIFEHFLNPKKQPIGGSNVTVQAAAFKTDGTVDHGAPWRFVADLSDLSTSYQIVGPGQSGHMKSKWFHSQVDNWLNGVYHETVLDGDVENGYTLTLKAGD, encoded by the coding sequence ATGCGTTTATGGGTAAAGCTTGTTCTGTGGGTGTTTGGTGTGATCGCGGTCATTGCTGTTTCTGCACTTATTTTTGTGAACGTTTATATCGGCAAGTCCAAACCCGTTATTGAAGGTGAGGTGATGGCGGCGTTTTTAGATGACGATGTAACAGTCGTTAGGGATGAAAACGGCGTGCCTCATATAACAGCGAAGTCAGATGCAGATCTTTACCGTGCACAAGGGTATGTTCAAGCTCAAGACCGGTTATTTCAGATGGATCTGGCACGCAGGCAAGCGAGCGGCAGATTATCAGAAGTGGTTGGGGAAGCGGCTATCGGAACAGATAAGCACTACCGTACATTCAGTTTAAGGGTTGCTGCGGAAGCTTCCTATGAAGGGTATGGCGCGGAAGCTAAACAAGTACTGAATTGGTATGCGGAAGGCGTTAACGCTTTTATCGACGAAAGCAAGTTGTCCTATGAGTTCAAAATCTTGGGGTACACGCCAGAGCCGTGGACAGCGGTCGATTCATTGACCATCGGAAAGTATATGGCCTATGACCTCGGAGGCAACTGGGACACGCTGGCAGTACGACACTGGGCGCTCAATCAATTCCCTGAAGAAAAAGCAAAGGAATTATTCATCGAATATCCGGACAATGCGCCGTCAATCATCGAAGCGAATCTCGCAAATCCAGTTCAAGTTGCAGGACAGTTTAATACCGATTTACTGCCGCATGAGTTTAATGGGAGCAATAATTGGGTCGTATCTGGGGATAAAACCGAAAGCGGCATGCCGTTGCTAGCGGATGACCCGCATCTTGGACTCGATACGCCGTCCATTTGGTATCAAATGCATTTGCAATCCCCAAAGCAAAATGTCGGCGGGGTCATATTCGCAGGTGTTCCCGGAATCATTCTCGGACATAACGAAAATGTGGCATGGGGTGTGACGAATGTTGGGCCAGATGTACAGGACTTATATATTGAAAAACCAAACCCTAAAAATCCTACGCAGTTTTTGTACGACGGGAAATGGGAACAAGCCGAGGTGCGGGACGAAACAATTAAAGTGAAAGACGCAGAAGATGTCCCATTCGAAGTCATCGTCACAAGACACGGTCCGATTATGTCGGAGATTCTTTACGACAAAGAAGAACCAGGTGCTTTATTTTCGATGCATTGGACCGCGCTTGAACCGACAAAAGAACTTGAAGCTGTACTTAAAATGAATAAATCAACGGACTGGGAAAGTTTTGAGAAAGCGCTAGAAGATTTTCACGCCCCCGCACAAAACTTTGTGTTCGCGGCTAAAGATGGAACGATTGCTTATAAAGCAAATGGCCGTATTCCAATTCGTAAAATAGGGGAAGGACAATTACCGGTTCCTGGGGATTCATCGGATTATGGATGGACAGGCTATATACCGTATGATGAATTGCCGAGCGTCGTTAATCCGCCTGAGGGATTCATAGCGACAGCGAATAATGAAGTCGTTGACGATTCTTATCCGTATCATATTACAAAATACTGGGCGCAACCGTATCGCTATGAACGAATTGCACAAGTACTAGAAAGTGGAAACAATTTTACACCCGACGACATGATGGAGTTGCAGATGGACCAGAAAAACTTATATGCGGCGGAATTTTTGAATCAGATGATCAAGTCGCTAGAAGCGAAAGATGTAGAAGGCAAATACGATGACGTTGTGAAGGTATTGCGTGATTGGGATCAAGTTGATGCCGTGGATGCATCGGCTCCGCTCATATTTCATAAATGGATCAAACAACTACCAATCACCATGTTGAAAAAAGATATGCCTGATGATGTATACAAAATGCTACCCGGTAAAGGCCATATTACAGACCAAATGCTTCGTGATAGCTACGCGGGCAAACCTGGTATCTGGGTGAACACTTACGGTGGTGTTGATAACTGGGTTTATAATTCATTTGAACAATCCATCGCCGAAATTAATGAGTCGTTTGGAGACAATGTGTCAAAATGGAAGTGGGGAGATTTTCATCAATTATCATTTCCTCATGCACTCTCTGGAGCATCACCGATCTTTGAGCATTTCTTAAATCCGAAGAAACAACCAATTGGCGGTTCGAATGTTACCGTTCAAGCTGCGGCATTTAAAACAGATGGAACTGTTGATCACGGCGCGCCTTGGCGGTTTGTTGCAGATCTATCCGATTTATCGACATCGTATCAAATTGTCGGACCCGGACAAAGTGGGCATATGAAGTCAAAGTGGTTCCATAGCCAAGTCGACAACTGGCTGAACGGTGTTTACCACGAAACAGTTCTCGATGGTGATGTGGAAAATGGTTATACCTTAACGTTAAAGGCAGGGGATTAA
- a CDS encoding lmo0937 family membrane protein codes for MGRILWFIIVALIVFWLLGLIFKIGGGLIHIILVVAGIIFILQLLTGKRAA; via the coding sequence GTGGGTCGAATTCTTTGGTTTATTATAGTAGCACTCATCGTATTTTGGTTATTAGGACTAATCTTTAAAATCGGCGGAGGGCTAATTCATATTATCCTAGTCGTTGCAGGAATTATTTTCATCCTACAACTTTTAACCGGCAAACGAGCCGCATGA
- a CDS encoding metalloregulator ArsR/SmtB family transcription factor produces the protein MTIKDICEVKSVHEDVVQRVQGMLPNLNGMVQIFKALADDTRLKIAYSLTLEEEMCVCDVAAVINSSDATASHHLRYLRDHSLAKSQRKGRMVYYSLADNHIHQLVKIAYDHATEGDDIVNN, from the coding sequence ATGACGATTAAAGATATATGCGAAGTGAAAAGTGTACATGAAGATGTTGTTCAGCGCGTTCAAGGGATGCTTCCGAACCTAAACGGCATGGTGCAAATTTTCAAAGCGCTTGCGGACGATACAAGACTAAAAATCGCTTATTCCCTGACCTTGGAAGAAGAAATGTGCGTGTGTGATGTAGCTGCAGTTATCAATTCTTCAGATGCAACTGCTTCTCATCATTTACGTTATTTACGTGACCATTCCCTGGCGAAATCACAGCGAAAAGGAAGAATGGTTTATTATTCATTAGCCGATAATCACATACATCAACTTGTTAAAATCGCTTATGACCACGCAACGGAAGGTGATGACATTGTCAACAACTGA
- a CDS encoding Na(+)/H(+) antiporter subunit C — METLITILVGILVTVAVYLLLSRSLIRIIIGTAVLSHAVHLLLMVMGGLKKGSAPLLGENATSYTDPLPQALILTAIVISFAVTAFLLVLGYRTYQETGLDDSKELRGFTDE, encoded by the coding sequence GTGGAAACGTTAATAACGATCCTAGTTGGAATACTCGTGACCGTAGCTGTCTACTTGCTACTGTCCCGAAGTTTGATACGAATTATAATAGGAACTGCCGTGTTATCCCATGCGGTCCATCTTTTATTAATGGTGATGGGCGGATTGAAAAAAGGAAGCGCACCGCTATTAGGTGAAAATGCGACGAGTTATACGGATCCGCTTCCGCAAGCGCTCATTTTGACAGCGATTGTCATCAGTTTCGCGGTGACCGCATTTTTGCTGGTGCTTGGATACCGAACGTATCAAGAAACCGGTTTGGACGATTCCAAGGAACTGCGAGGGTTTACAGATGAATAA